In Musa acuminata AAA Group cultivar baxijiao chromosome BXJ2-10, Cavendish_Baxijiao_AAA, whole genome shotgun sequence, a genomic segment contains:
- the LOC104000286 gene encoding protein TPLATE isoform X2, translated as MDILIAQIQADLRSSDALRQSGALLQALQQSAAGRDVSAVARSTCEEILASPASAVSKKLAFDLIRSTRLTPDLWDTVCSAVRADLDFPDPDVAAAAVSILSAIPSHRLPRLVADAHREIAACFDSPSETLRLAATETLGCVLARDDLVLLCDTAPGLLDRASAWWDRIAEGTLDRSDAVSCAAFAAVGRLFQEFETKRMSRLAGDKLIDGENSLAIRSNWVVAAIDLVWKKRNALMARSLIIPVESFRATVFPLVYAAKAVASGSLEVFRKLSRSGESNNNTGTATAVDSSMNAEKHVGVSDVVSHLLPFLSSLDPPLIFEVGINMLSLADVRGGKPEWASASIIAILTLWDRQEFSSARESIVRAVVTNLHLLDLSMQVSLFKMLLLMVRNLRAESDRMHALACICRTALCVDLFAKESVRRGQKPLPGTDITSLFEDARIKDDLNSVMSKSLFREELVASLVESCFQLSLPLPEQKNSGTEGRVIGALAYGTGYGALNWTESALEVVEVCRPCVLWDCDGRTYAIDCYLKLLVRLCHIYDTRGGVKRIKDGASQEQILNETRLRNLQLQLIKDLREVHTPRISARLIWAIAEHFDMEGLDPLLADDLEDPLNIIISNIHNVLFNTESSATTANRLQDVQAILICAQRLGTRNLRAGQLLSKELEDFRGSTLADSVNKHQSRYILQILKYVASHPESRWVGVSETTGDYPFSHHKLTVQFFETSVAQDRKLEGLVHKAIQELWRHDPSELSLLLTKGIDSTGHKVSPKPHALTGSSDPCYVEAYHLADSTDGRITLHLKILNLTELEINRVDIRVGLSGALYFMDGSLQAVRPLRNLVSQSLAASLLVFRTLRDVLFGFKFFITLSMEVVFLEIMKEIMQKRILRFCGKSIPRNQNLESL; from the exons AGGAGATCCTCGCTTCCCCGGCTTCCGCCGTCTCCAAGAAGCTCGCCTTCGACCTCATCCGATCTACCCGCCTCACCCCCGACCTCTGGGACACCGTCTGCTCCGCCGTCCGCGCCGACCTCGACTTCCCCGACCCtgacgtcgccgccgccgccgtctccATCCTTTCTGCCATTCCCTCCCACCGCCTCCCCCGCCTCGTTGCCGACGCCCACCGCGAGATCGCCGCCTGCTTCGACTCCCCCAGCGAGACCCTCCGCCTCGCTGCCACTGAGACCCTCGGATGCGTACTCGCTCGCGACGATCTCGTCCTCCTCTGCGACACCGCCCCAGGCCTCCTTGACCGCGCCTCCGCCTGGTGGGACCGCATCGCTGAAGGCACGCTCGACCGCTCCGACGCTGTTTCCTGCGCCGCCTTCGCGGCCGTCGGCCGCCTCTTCCAGGAGTTCGAGACCAAGCGCATGAGCCGCCTAGCGGGGGACAAGCTCATCGATGGCGAGAACTCACTCGCGATCCGCTCCAATTGGGTTGTCGCCGCCATTGACCTCGTCTGGAAAAAGCGCAATGCCCTCATGGCCCGCTCCCTCATCATCCCTGTTGAAAGCTTCCGTGCCACCGTGTTCCCGCTCGTCTATGCTGCAAAGGCCGTGGCTTCTGGTTCCCTCGAGGTGTTCCGGAAGCTATCCAGGTCTGGAGAGAGCAACAACAACACGGGCACCGCCACCGCGGTGGACTCCTCGATGAACGCTGAGAAGCACGTCGGGGTCTCGGACGTGGTCTCCCATCTCCTGCCGTTCTTGAGCTCTTTGGATCCACCTTTGATCTTCGAGGTCGGAATCAATATGCTCTCTCTGGCTGATGTTCGGGGAGGAAAGCCGGAGTGGGCTTCAGCATCAATCATCGCCATTCTGACACTCTGGGATAGGCAGGAGTTCTCTTCCGCTAGAGAAAGCATTGTGAGAGCTGTCGTCACGAATCTCCACCTTCTCGATCTCAGCATGCAG GTTTCTTTATTTAAGATGCTGCTTCTGATGGTGAGAAACTTAAGGGCAGAATCAGATCGTATGCATGCTCTGGCATGTATATGCCGCACAGCCCTTTGTGTTGATCTTTTTGCAAAAGAAAGTGTGCGAAGAGGACAAAAGCCCCTCCCTGGAACAGACATTACTTCACTTTTCGAGGATGCAAGGATAAAGGATGACTTGAACAGTGTAATGAGTAAAAGCTTGTTCAGAGAGGAATTAGTTGCTTCACTAGTAGAAAGTTGCTTTCAATTATCTCTTCCGTTGCCTGAGCAGAAGAATTCGGGAACTGAGGGTAGAGTCATTGGTGCTTTAGCCTATGGTACTGGTTATGGTGCACTTAATTGGACAGAGTCAGCTTTGGAGGTTGTAGAAGTGTGCAGACCATGTGTTTTATGGGACTGTGATGGACGAACTTATGCCATAGATTGTTACCTGAAGTTACTTGTCAGGCTCTGTCACATTTATGATACAAGAGGAGGTGTGAAGAGGATCAAGGATGGTGCTTCTCAGGAGCAGATTCTGAATGAGACTCGGTTACGCAACTTGCAATTACAACTTATCAAAGATCTTCGTGAG GTGCATACACCAAGAATATCTGCACGCTTAATTTGGGCCATTGCTGAACATTTTGATATGGAAGGTCTTGATCCACTTCTAGCTGATGACCTGGAGGATCCGTTAAACATAATTATATCAAATATACACAATGTGTTGTTCAACACCGAGTCCTCTGCAACTACTGCAAACAGGCTACAAGATGTGCAAGCTATCCTTATTTGTGCACAACGTTTAGGTACACGGAATCTCAGAGCAGGTCAGCTGTTGAGTAAAGAACTTGAAGATTTTAGAGGTAGCACCTTAGCTGACTCTGTAAACAAGCATCAAAGTCGCTATATATTGCAGATATTGAAGTACGTTGCCAGTCATCCAGAAAGCAG ATGGGTAGGTGTTAGCGAGACGACAGGAGATTATCCTTTTAGCCACCATAAGCTCACAGTCCAGTTTTTTGAGACATCTGTAGCACAAGACAGAAAGTTGGAGGGATTGGTTCATAAGGCTATTCAAGAGCTTTGGAGGCATGATCCCAGTGAATTGAGCCTTTTGTTAACCAAAGGCATCGATTCCACTGGGCATAAAGTATCTCCAAAACCACATGCACTGACTGGTAGTAGTGATCCTTGCTATGTTGAAGCATATCACCTGGCAGATTCGACGGATGGAAGGATCACCCTGCACTTAAAG ATCTTAAACTTGACTGAACTAGAGATTAATAGGGTGGATATCCGTGTTGGACTATCTGGAGCATTGTACTTTATGGATGGGTCACTTCAGGCAGTTCGGCCGCTAAGAAATCTTGTCTCACAG TCCTTAGCAGCGTCACTGTTGGTGTTTCGCACTTTGAGAGATGTGCTCTTTGGGTTCAAGTTCTTTATTACCCTTTCTATGGAAGTGGTGTTTCTGGAGATTATGAAGGAGATTATGCAGAAGAGGATTCTCAGATTTTGCGGCAAAAGCATTCCCAGAAACCAGAACTTGGAGAGCCTGTAA
- the LOC104000286 gene encoding protein TPLATE isoform X1: MDILIAQIQADLRSSDALRQSGALLQALQQSAAGRDVSAVARSTCEEILASPASAVSKKLAFDLIRSTRLTPDLWDTVCSAVRADLDFPDPDVAAAAVSILSAIPSHRLPRLVADAHREIAACFDSPSETLRLAATETLGCVLARDDLVLLCDTAPGLLDRASAWWDRIAEGTLDRSDAVSCAAFAAVGRLFQEFETKRMSRLAGDKLIDGENSLAIRSNWVVAAIDLVWKKRNALMARSLIIPVESFRATVFPLVYAAKAVASGSLEVFRKLSRSGESNNNTGTATAVDSSMNAEKHVGVSDVVSHLLPFLSSLDPPLIFEVGINMLSLADVRGGKPEWASASIIAILTLWDRQEFSSARESIVRAVVTNLHLLDLSMQVSLFKMLLLMVRNLRAESDRMHALACICRTALCVDLFAKESVRRGQKPLPGTDITSLFEDARIKDDLNSVMSKSLFREELVASLVESCFQLSLPLPEQKNSGTEGRVIGALAYGTGYGALNWTESALEVVEVCRPCVLWDCDGRTYAIDCYLKLLVRLCHIYDTRGGVKRIKDGASQEQILNETRLRNLQLQLIKDLREVHTPRISARLIWAIAEHFDMEGLDPLLADDLEDPLNIIISNIHNVLFNTESSATTANRLQDVQAILICAQRLGTRNLRAGQLLSKELEDFRGSTLADSVNKHQSRYILQILKYVASHPESRWVGVSETTGDYPFSHHKLTVQFFETSVAQDRKLEGLVHKAIQELWRHDPSELSLLLTKGIDSTGHKVSPKPHALTGSSDPCYVEAYHLADSTDGRITLHLKILNLTELEINRVDIRVGLSGALYFMDGSLQAVRPLRNLVSQDPVLSSVTVGVSHFERCALWVQVLYYPFYGSGVSGDYEGDYAEEDSQILRQKHSQKPELGEPVILRCQPYKIPLTDLLLPHKCSPVEYFRLWPSLPAILEYTGAYTYEGSGFKATAAQQYEASPFLSGLRSLASKPFHQVCSHFIRTVAGFQLCYAAKTWYGGFVGMMIFGASEVSRNVDLGDETTTMMCKFVIRASDPSITKEIGSDLQGWLDDITDGGVEYMPEEEVKTAAAERLRISMEKIALFKAAKPPPQPPKVEEEEEDEDQKKKETDDENGNPKEPSTLSTLTAEEVEHRALQSAVLQEWHILCKEKAVKVQ; this comes from the exons AGGAGATCCTCGCTTCCCCGGCTTCCGCCGTCTCCAAGAAGCTCGCCTTCGACCTCATCCGATCTACCCGCCTCACCCCCGACCTCTGGGACACCGTCTGCTCCGCCGTCCGCGCCGACCTCGACTTCCCCGACCCtgacgtcgccgccgccgccgtctccATCCTTTCTGCCATTCCCTCCCACCGCCTCCCCCGCCTCGTTGCCGACGCCCACCGCGAGATCGCCGCCTGCTTCGACTCCCCCAGCGAGACCCTCCGCCTCGCTGCCACTGAGACCCTCGGATGCGTACTCGCTCGCGACGATCTCGTCCTCCTCTGCGACACCGCCCCAGGCCTCCTTGACCGCGCCTCCGCCTGGTGGGACCGCATCGCTGAAGGCACGCTCGACCGCTCCGACGCTGTTTCCTGCGCCGCCTTCGCGGCCGTCGGCCGCCTCTTCCAGGAGTTCGAGACCAAGCGCATGAGCCGCCTAGCGGGGGACAAGCTCATCGATGGCGAGAACTCACTCGCGATCCGCTCCAATTGGGTTGTCGCCGCCATTGACCTCGTCTGGAAAAAGCGCAATGCCCTCATGGCCCGCTCCCTCATCATCCCTGTTGAAAGCTTCCGTGCCACCGTGTTCCCGCTCGTCTATGCTGCAAAGGCCGTGGCTTCTGGTTCCCTCGAGGTGTTCCGGAAGCTATCCAGGTCTGGAGAGAGCAACAACAACACGGGCACCGCCACCGCGGTGGACTCCTCGATGAACGCTGAGAAGCACGTCGGGGTCTCGGACGTGGTCTCCCATCTCCTGCCGTTCTTGAGCTCTTTGGATCCACCTTTGATCTTCGAGGTCGGAATCAATATGCTCTCTCTGGCTGATGTTCGGGGAGGAAAGCCGGAGTGGGCTTCAGCATCAATCATCGCCATTCTGACACTCTGGGATAGGCAGGAGTTCTCTTCCGCTAGAGAAAGCATTGTGAGAGCTGTCGTCACGAATCTCCACCTTCTCGATCTCAGCATGCAG GTTTCTTTATTTAAGATGCTGCTTCTGATGGTGAGAAACTTAAGGGCAGAATCAGATCGTATGCATGCTCTGGCATGTATATGCCGCACAGCCCTTTGTGTTGATCTTTTTGCAAAAGAAAGTGTGCGAAGAGGACAAAAGCCCCTCCCTGGAACAGACATTACTTCACTTTTCGAGGATGCAAGGATAAAGGATGACTTGAACAGTGTAATGAGTAAAAGCTTGTTCAGAGAGGAATTAGTTGCTTCACTAGTAGAAAGTTGCTTTCAATTATCTCTTCCGTTGCCTGAGCAGAAGAATTCGGGAACTGAGGGTAGAGTCATTGGTGCTTTAGCCTATGGTACTGGTTATGGTGCACTTAATTGGACAGAGTCAGCTTTGGAGGTTGTAGAAGTGTGCAGACCATGTGTTTTATGGGACTGTGATGGACGAACTTATGCCATAGATTGTTACCTGAAGTTACTTGTCAGGCTCTGTCACATTTATGATACAAGAGGAGGTGTGAAGAGGATCAAGGATGGTGCTTCTCAGGAGCAGATTCTGAATGAGACTCGGTTACGCAACTTGCAATTACAACTTATCAAAGATCTTCGTGAG GTGCATACACCAAGAATATCTGCACGCTTAATTTGGGCCATTGCTGAACATTTTGATATGGAAGGTCTTGATCCACTTCTAGCTGATGACCTGGAGGATCCGTTAAACATAATTATATCAAATATACACAATGTGTTGTTCAACACCGAGTCCTCTGCAACTACTGCAAACAGGCTACAAGATGTGCAAGCTATCCTTATTTGTGCACAACGTTTAGGTACACGGAATCTCAGAGCAGGTCAGCTGTTGAGTAAAGAACTTGAAGATTTTAGAGGTAGCACCTTAGCTGACTCTGTAAACAAGCATCAAAGTCGCTATATATTGCAGATATTGAAGTACGTTGCCAGTCATCCAGAAAGCAG ATGGGTAGGTGTTAGCGAGACGACAGGAGATTATCCTTTTAGCCACCATAAGCTCACAGTCCAGTTTTTTGAGACATCTGTAGCACAAGACAGAAAGTTGGAGGGATTGGTTCATAAGGCTATTCAAGAGCTTTGGAGGCATGATCCCAGTGAATTGAGCCTTTTGTTAACCAAAGGCATCGATTCCACTGGGCATAAAGTATCTCCAAAACCACATGCACTGACTGGTAGTAGTGATCCTTGCTATGTTGAAGCATATCACCTGGCAGATTCGACGGATGGAAGGATCACCCTGCACTTAAAG ATCTTAAACTTGACTGAACTAGAGATTAATAGGGTGGATATCCGTGTTGGACTATCTGGAGCATTGTACTTTATGGATGGGTCACTTCAGGCAGTTCGGCCGCTAAGAAATCTTGTCTCACAG GATCCAGTCCTTAGCAGCGTCACTGTTGGTGTTTCGCACTTTGAGAGATGTGCTCTTTGGGTTCAAGTTCTTTATTACCCTTTCTATGGAAGTGGTGTTTCTGGAGATTATGAAGGAGATTATGCAGAAGAGGATTCTCAGATTTTGCGGCAAAAGCATTCCCAGAAACCAGAACTTGGAGAGCCTGTAATCTTACGGTGTCAGCCTTACAAGATCCCGCTAACAGATCTTCTTTTGCCACATAAATGTTCTCCTGTTGAATATTTTCGCTTGTGGCCAAGTTTACCAGCTATATTGGAGTATACAGGTGCATATACTTATGAAGGAAGTGGTTTTAAAGCCACTGCTGCACAACAGTATGAGGCTTCCCCATTCCTCAGTGGGCTCAGATCACTCGCATCTAAGCCTTTCCATCAAGTCTGCTCACACTTCATCCGCACAGTGGCAGGCTTTCAG TTGTGCTATGCTGCAAAAACTTGGTATGGTGGTTTTGTCGGTATGATGATCTTCGGTGCCAGCGAGGTGAGCAGAAATGTGGATCTGGGAGATGAGACAACAACGATGATGTGTAAGTTTGTCATCCGAGCATCTGATCCATCAATCACAAAGGAAATAGGATCAGACCTGCAAGGCTGGTTAGATGATATTACGGACGGGGGTGTGGAGTACATGCCCGAAGAAGAGGTTAAGACTGCGGCTGCAGAGAGGCTAAGAATCTCCATGGAAAAAATAGCCCTGTTCAAAGCAGCCAAGCCACCTCCACAGCCTCCAaaggtggaagaagaagaggaagatgaagatcagaaaaagaaagagacTGATGATGAGAATGGTAACCCTAAAGAACCGTCAACCTTATCAACTCTTACTGCAGAGGAAGTGGAACATCGTGCCCTTCAGTCTGCAGTTCTACAGGAGTGGCATATATTATGCAAAGAAAAAGCCGTCAAAGTTCAGTGA